The Vicinamibacterales bacterium genomic interval AGGGCACGGCGCTCGATCGCATCGACGAGGTCGCCAGGAAAGCCAGTACCGATCTCAAGACCATCGCGCACGCGCTGCGTCCGTACCACCTGGACAAGATCGGGCTCGCCCGCAGCATCGCGGGCATGACCCAGGCCCTGGGCGACGCGTGCGGCATCGAGTTCGTGACCGAAATCGAGAACCTCGACGATCTGCTGGATGCCAACCAGCGGATCCAGGCGTACCGCATCGTGCAGGAGTGCGTCAGCAACGTGGCGAAGCATTCGGGCGCGCGTTCCGCGCGCGTGGCCCTGGCCAGACGGGCCGACGTGTGCGAAATCCGCGTCGAGGACAACGGCCGCGGCCTCGAGGGCGGCGCGCTCAACGCCGTCGAGCCCGCCGGGCTCGGGCTGATGACGATCCGTGAGCGCGCCAGGGGCCTCGGGGGCCGCGTGAGTGTCGAGTCCGGCCCCGGACAGGGCACCTCGGTGGTTGCGACGTTTCCCCTCGGACGGACGCCATGAGCCAGGACATTCGCATCGTCATCGCCGAAGACCACCCGTTCTTCCTGAGCGGGCTGCGGCAGGCCCTGGACCGCGAGCCGGGGTTCCAGGTGGTCGCGGAGGCCGGCGATGGACGCGCAGCCCTGGAGGCCATCCAGACGCTGGCGCCCGACGTGGCGATTCTCGACATCGGCTTGCCTCTGATGGATGGCTGCGCCGTGGTGAAGGCGGTGCGGCAGGCGCGGCTGCCGGTGGAGATCGCGTTCCTCACGATCGCGGACGACGGAGCTCTCTTCGAACAGGCGCTCGAGTGGGACGTGAAGGGCTACCTGCTCAAGGACTGCACGGACGTGGACATCGTGCGGTGCGTCAGGGCCGTCGCCCAGGGCCAGCACTTCGCCTGCCCCACGATGACCACCTACCTGGTCAACAAGACCCGCCGCATCGAGCGCTTCACGGGCGAGGCGCCGGGTCTGAAGCGGTTGACACGGCAGGAGCAGGCGATCCTGTCGCTCATCGCCCGCGACATGACGAGCAAGGACATCGCGCGTGAACTGGGCATCGCACAGAAGACGGTTGAGGCCCACCGGTCCAACATCTGCCGCAAGCTGGAGCTTCACGGCAATCACGCGCTCAGCCGCTTCGCGCTCCGGCACCGGGACGAGATCTGATCGTGCCGTGCCCCTAGGGATGCCCCCCTAGCGGCGTAGGTGCGCCGGCACGGAACGCACCGTGGTCGGCCCGATTCCTTCCGCCCGCTCCGCGGCCTATAAGGGCACCGTGTGCCCGCGGCGGGTGGTGCAGCCGCAGGTCAAGGACGAACGGAGGAGACGAAGTATGACCGGACCAGCGATACACCTCGTCATCGCCGCGATACTCCTCGCGGGTCTCGGTGTCGGGTGCGACAAGAAGCCCCACGGTCAGTGCATCGTCGGCAGCGGCATCAGCGCCTCGTGCATCGATGCCCACTCGGGCGAATGTGAGGTCTTGAACGGCCGATTCCGTGCTGGCGTCACTTGTTCGGGTCAGCCGATCGGGAGCTCGCTGCTCGAGCCATCGTGGTGAGACGAGTCGCCTGCGCATCGCGGTCCGACGCATGAAGAGGGCTGGCGCGATCTGTCTCGCTCTTTTCGCCTTGCCGACTGCCGCGGCCGCTCAGAATCTCTTCGTCAACGGGAGCTTCGAACAGGGGCCACCCATTCCGTCCGGGTCGAGCTACACGACGGTGGGCGCCGGATCGGCCGCGCTCCCCGGATGGACCGTGACCGGCGCGACCGTGGACTACATCGGCCCTTCCTGGACGATGGCCGAAGGGATCCGGGGCATCGATCTCGACGGCGCCTTCTCCACCGGTGGCATCCAGCAGACGGTCGCCACGGTTCCGGGACGGACCTATCTCGCCTCGTTCTCGCTGGCCGGGAACAGCGATGGCGCGCCCGTGCTGAAGCAGGCCCGGTTCACGGTGGACGCGCTCGTGGTGGACCTGACGTTCGACACGCAGGGGCATGGCCGTTTGGATCCGGGCTGGGTGCGCAAGTCGTACGCGTTCGTCGCGTCCGGGCCGTCCGTGACGGTGGGATTCACGAGCCTCTCACCCGCCGGTAACAGCTGGGGCGCGCTGATCGACGACGTCCGCCTGGAACTGCAGTCGCCGCTACCGCAGCCTCCCACGGACCTTCACGTGGAGAGCCTCGACGGCAACTTCGTCACCCTGCACTGGGCGGCCCCGTCAGCCGGCCCGGCGCCGACGAGTTACATCGTGAAGGGCGGCCTCGTGCCCGGTCAGGTGCTGGCCACCGTGGACACGGGGACGACGACGCCGGTCTTCGCGTTTCTCGCGCCACCCGGCTCCTTCTTCCTTCGCGTGCACGCGGCGACCGGCGCAGGTGAAAGCGGCCCGTCGAACGAAGTGCCGTTGCACGTGCGGGTCGCGATCCCTCCCTCGGCGCCCGCGAACCTGCTGGGCCTGGTGAATGGATCGACGGTGAGCCTGGCCTGGACCAATACGTTCAGGGGCGGCGCGCCCACCGGCATTGGGCTCACCGTGAGCGGCGCCGTGAATACCGCCGTCCCGCTGGGGCTCGGCGACACCTTCAGCGTCGCTGGCGTCCCCCCGGGCACCTACACCTTCGCCGTCGCGGCGACCAACGCCGCCGGCAGCAGCCCGTTGTCCTCTCCGGTCACACTGACGTTCCCCGCCGGCTGCTCCGGTGTGCCGCAGCCGGTGACGAACGTCGTGGCGTATGCCGTGGGCGGCGTGCTGTCGCTCCGGTGGGACCTCCCCGCCACCGGCGCGGCACCCACCGGCTACCGGATCACCGTCACTGGTGCGTATGTGGGCAGCGTCCCTGTGCCGGTGCGGACCTTGAGTGCCCCCGTACCGCCAGGGTCGTACACCTTCACCGTGTCGGCGACCAATGCGTGCGGGGTCGGCGCGACGACTGCCCCGCACACCGTCGTGGTGCCGTGATGCCCGTGCGCGCCAACCGTCGGAGGTCCTGCGTGTCGTCCCGTCCGTGTTCCGTCAACGCTTCACGCCCGGTGTGGTTCGCCGCCGCCGCCCTGGCGGCGGCCCTGACCCTCTGGCTGCCGCCACCTGCCGAGCCGCAGACCCTGTCATGGCGCCAGCAGACCGCGAAGGACGTGCAGTACCTGCGCGTGACCGGAGGCGGCCGGGTGCTGGTGGGCACGAGCAACGAGACGCGCGTCGTGGACGGCGAGACCGGACGGGTCCTCTGGAGCCGGACGGACATCCGCGACTGCGAGCCCGTCGACGCCCCGTCGGACCTCGACTACGAGTTCAAGTGCGACACCGACGGCGGCGATCTCAACTTCGTGCTGCTGCCGTCGGAGCCGCCTCGGCTGGTCGGCCATCACGCGCCCGACGGACGGCTGGCGATCGTCGACGCGGCGAGCGGGCAGACACTGTTCGACTCCACCACGCAGTCGCTCGGGAAGGTACGGCGCTATCTCCTTTCGCCGCGCGGGGACCAGGTCGTCGTCGCTGTCGAACGCAAGGGGACGACCCTCCTCGTGGCCGGCCTCACGTTGGGAGACGGGTCGGTGGCCTGGCGGCACGAGTCGACGATCGCCGAGGATCCCATCTGGATCGACAGCGCCGGCGATTCCCTGGTCGTGCTGACGGGCAGGTCGAAGGGAGGCGGGCGCGTGCTCGCCGCATTCGACACGTCCGCGGGCACGAACGTCTTCGAACGCACGGACATCCTGCGGCAGGAGGTCCGCGAAGCTGGTCCACGGATGGTGGGGGCCGAGGAATGGCGCTCGAAGGCGTATCGGATCGCGCCACTCATCGCCGACGGCGACGCCATCGTGGCGTTCGTCTCGAAGGATGGCCCGTTCAGGCTCGACGCGCTGGGACGCGTCCTGTGGCGCGCGGAGGATCTTGCCGACGTCGAGCCCTCCAGGATGGAGCTCGAGGGCGGCGTCCTGTACGTGCGGAGCGACGACAACGTCTTCGCGATCGATGCGGCCACGGGCCGGACGCGCTGGCGGCAGAAGGCGCGGTTCGAGCCTCGCGCACTGGCGCCGCTGGCCGGTGTCGGCCTCCTGCTGCTGTCGCCCTCGCGCGTCGACCTTCTGTCCTTGGGGTCCGGCGCCCCGGTGTGGCCCCGACCCGCGGACATCCCCAAGGTCGAGGACGCCCGGGAGCGAAGCCCCTTCAGCCCAGGATTGTTCCTCGGCGGCGTGTCGCCGCTCCTGGTCCGCGACGACGCCCTGATCGTGGCCGGCGGCCGAACGCTTGCGCGGGTGGACCTCGCGACGGGGACGCGGGCGGACCTGGCGGCCTACGAGTTCAAGGGCGGCGAAGCGCCGGAACTGCTCGAGGCGCGGCCGGAGGGATTCCTGCTCGCGGCCCACCAGAACCTGCTGGGCGTGGCGCCTGACGGCGCCCAGCGGTTCTCACGCTTCTATCCAGCGCCGGGAATGAACGGCTGGAAGAAGCTCGGCCTCGGGCTGCTCTCGTTCGGGGCCGGAGATCCATCGCTGCTCTACGCGACCCTCCGGATGCGCTACAGCCGCCAGGCGGTCGTCGAGTCATCCGTCTACATGCACTTCGAGAACAAGGATGGGGCGGCGGACCAGCAGTTCGGTCTCGTACGGCTCGACAAGCGGTCGGGTGAGGAGACCGGCGTGCTCTGGCACAACGAACGCCGGCCGGTCGTGGTGGTCGATCCGGACGTCGACCGCGTCTACGTCAGACGTCAGGGCACGACGCTCGAGGCGTATCAGTTTCCGCGATGATCGACCGGCGTCCTGTGGCCACACGGCCGCTGGCTCGACGCAATCCTCGGCGCCACACCCGACGGCGCCGCCGCTACCGCCGGTAGACGACCGTGCCGTCGAAGATCGTCACGGCCACCCGGACGTCGTCGGCCGACTCCGGCGGCTTCGCGAAGATGTCGCGCGTCAGCACCACGATGTCGGCGAGCTGCCCTTCGGCCAGCCGGCCCTTCCGCGCCTCGTCGAACGACGCGTACGCGGCGCCGCTGGTGTAGCCGTCGATCATCTGGCCGACGGTGAGGCGCTGGTTCGGGACGTCGAGGAAACCGATCCGCCCGAGCCCGGTCCAGATGCCGGCCAGCGGGTCGATGGAAACCACCGGCCAGTCGCTGCCGAATGCCAGGTGCCCGCCGGCCTCGGCGATGCTCTTCCACGGCCACCCGCGCGCCTGGCGTTCGGGCCCGACGTTGGTCACCCAGTGATCGACCGGATGCGGCTCGTTCATCAGCGACGTGTGGGGCGGCTGCATCGACGCGATGACGCCGAGGGCGCCGAAGCGCGGGACGTCGGCCCAGTCGATGGTCTCGATGTGCTCGATGCGGTGGCGGCGGCCCCGGGCGGGCGCGGGGTTCGCCGTCGCGGCCTTCTCGTAGGCGTCGAGCACCATCCGGACGCCGCGGTCGCCGATGGCGTGGGTGAAGATCTGCCAGCCGCGCCGGTCGAGCGTGGCGACGATGCGATCGAGCTCGTCCTGCGAGTAGTTCGCACGGCCCGTGGACGCAGGGTCGTTCACGTACGGCGCCAGCATCGCCGCGGTGTTCGTCTCGATGACGCCGTCCACGAGCAGCTTCGCGGCGCCGAGCCTGAAGCGATCGTCCGGCTGGACGCGGGCGCGGATGGCGTCGAAGCGATCGGCATCGGCGTCGCTGAAGCCCGGCGACACCGAGAGCGCCAGGTACACCCGCAGCGGGAGCGCGCCCGCCTTCCGCGCCTCCTCCCACACGGCGAGCTCGTCCTCGTTGCCGTTCGCGTTCTGCACGCTCGTCACGCCCAGCGCGTGGGCGTGCGCGACGCCTTCCTTCAACGCCGCCAGCCGTTCGCCCATCGTGGGACGCGGCAGCACCCGGCGCACCAGGTCCTGAGCCGATTCCTTGAGCAGGCCGGCCGGCGCGCCGGAGGCCTCGCGGGTGATGGCGCCATTGGGTGGGTCGGCGGTGTCACGGGTCACCCCGGCGGCGTCGAGCGCCTTCGAGTTGACCCACGTGCTGTGGCCGTCGAAGCAGACGAGCGCCGCCGGGCGGTCCGGCAGGGCGGCGTCCAGGAGCTGGCGCGTCGGCAGCCCGCCCGGGAACGGCGTGTACTCCCACCCCCGACCGCGAATCCACGCCGCGGTCGGGTGGGCGTCGGCGAACTCGCGGATCGCGCGCTGGATGTCGTCGAGCGTGCGGGCATCGCTGAGATCGAGCTCCGCGAGCCCCTGCGAACCGCTCAGAAAATGGACGTGGCTGTCGTTGAAGCCCGGCAGCACCGACGCGCCTGCGGCGTCGACGACCGTCGTGTCGGGGCCCTGCAGATCCGCCATCGCCTCGGCCGAGCCGACGGCCACGATCTCGCCGCCGCGCACGGCCACGGCTTCCTGCATCGGCGATCCGACGCCCGTGTACACGCGGCCGTTGGTGACCACGAGGTCGGCGGGCGCCTGGCGCGGGCCACAGGCGGCGATGAGCACGGACACGAATGCCGGGAGGGCCGATCGCAGCACGCGCGACGCCGGAGACTCGGGACTCGTGGTCATACGGCGGCGAGGATACCAGACGGATCGCGGAAGCCCGCGGGCGCGGAGGCGTGACCGACGAGCTGGTGCGGGCGAGGACGCCGCGAGCTAGGCGCCCGCGGGTGGCGACGGCGCCTTGGGCAGATCGATCGAGAACGTGGTGCCTTGGCCTGGATCCGAGGCGACGTCGATGGACCCGCCGAGCTGTTCGAGGACGGCCCGCACCACGGCGAGCCCGAGTCCCGAGCCGGGGCTCGGCTTGGTCGTGACGTACGGCTCGAACATGCGCTCCCGGATCGAGGGATCGACCCCGCCGCCGGTGTCCGAGACGGCCAGCCGGATGTTGCGCGCCGGGGCGCTGGCGCCGTCGGCCGTCGCGGAGGCCGCCTCGGCGCGGCCAGGCCCGGCCGTGATGGTGAGGACGCCGCCGTCTGGCATCGCGTCGCGGGCGTTGAGCGTGAGGTTCACGACGATCTGCTCGATCTGGCTGGTCTCCGCCAGCACCCACAGCGGCGCCTCTTCCACGAGGAGCCGGACCGCCACCTCTCCGCCGGCCAGCCGTGCGAGCAGCGTCGCCGCCGATCGGAGCAGCGCGGCCAGGTCGACGACGGGCGTCGACACCGCCGCCCGCCCCACCGACAGGCGCTGCTGCATCAGCGAGCGGGCACGCCCGCCCGCGTCGACGATGGCGCTCACGAGCTCGCGGGTCTGCGGGCGCAGCGAGTCGTCGTCCAGCGCCAGCTCGGCACACCCGTTCACCAGCAACAACAGGTTGTTGAGGTCGTGGGCCGTACCGGCAACGAGCTGGCGATAGGACTCGAGCTCTCGGTTCTCGTTCTCAGGGCTCGACATGGCCCTCGTCCGGGGGGTTTCGGAAACGACGACGCGTACGGGACGTCCCCACGAGGGAACGCGCCGTACGCGGCTTCGCGAGTCGGGCGGAGCCTCGACCGCAGCGTGCGATCCGACCTGGGCCGGCTATTCCTTCGGGTCCCACGTGCACCAGTAGCCGGCGATCATGCCGGTGGCCGCGTCGGTGGCCGGCACCCGGCCCCTGGCGCCGCTGCGCACGGCGTGGAGCTGGCAGTACCGCTCGATGTCGGCCGCGGCCTTGCGGACCTCCTCGAGGCCGATCGTCGCCTTGCCGGCCGCGTGCCGGACCACCCGCTCGCCGAACATGCTGCTGACGGCGGTGACGCGGACGCGATCCTCCTCCCAGCGGTTGCCGAACTGCTGCATGGCCCGCAGGAACTTGGCGCCGAAGTGATTGCGCACCCAGACCACGGCGTCGTACTCGAACGAGGCGCGGAGGCCGACGCCCTGGCCGATGCTGAGGAACATGTCGTCGAGGATGACCTGCAGGGCCTCACGCAGATCGGGCGTGACGTCGGGCGTGATGGCGCCGGGCTGCTGGGCGGGCGTGGGCAGATAGGTCGAGCGCGTCTCGGTGTTCATCGATACCTCCATGTGTGCCGACTCAGGCGATGACTTGCGGTGTGGGTACGCCGACTCCCTCGCGCTCGGCGTTCATCTGACATCCGGTTTCCACGTCGTGCGACGCCAATGCGGCGGCGCGCAAATCCACCGACGGGGACCCGGCGGCGTGGTACAAGGCCCGCTGGCCCAGATAGCGGCCCACCGCCGTCACGCGGTGGCGATCCGCGGCCCAGGAGTTCCCCCGGACGGTGATGGCGTGCAGGAAGAAGCGGCGGTAGCGGCTGCGCCACCAGGCCACGACGTCGAAATCCACGGATTTCTCGGTGCCGATACCCTGGCCTGCGGCAAGCAGGCAGTCGCTCAGAATGCTGTCGATCTGTTCAACCGGCATGGGTGTCCCTCGGGAAACGGCGCCCGTCGGAGGTAAGAACGCCGGAGCGCCCGATTCCGTACAGAGACGGAAACCGGGACTTACTGGGTGAGGTCGAGGCGGGCGCGGAGGCCGCGAAGCGCGGTACGGAGGTCGGCCGCCGTCTGGGGGCGGCGGGCCGGCACACGGGACAGCGCGTCGTTCAGGAAGGCGGCGACGGGCGCGGGACACGACGGTCGGACATCGCGGATGTCGGGCACGGCCGTGTGCTGGATGGCCTGGACCACGTCGGACACGGCCAGCCCGTCAAACGGGTGACGCCCGGCAATGGCCTCGTAGAGCACCATGCTCAGGCTCCAGAGGTCGAAGGACTCCTGCGGCGTGGCGCCGGCGAGGGCCTCTGGCGACAGGTAGAGCGGCGTGCCCACCACCTGCCGAGTCACCGTCAGGGTGGACGAGGCGGTGAGCGACGAGAGGCGCCGCTCCAGTTCCTTGGGATCCACCGGGACGACGGCCGCGACGGCGTCGAGCCCCTTCGAGCGGTCCAGCATGGCCGCCAGGCCGAAATCGAGCAGCTTCGGCACGCCGTCGCCGGTGTAGCCGATGTTGCTGGGCTTGATGTCGCGGTGGAGCACGCCGTTGTCGTGCACGCGGTCGAGGACGTCGGCCAGCATGATGCCGAGGTCGAGGACCTCGTCCACCGGCGCCGGTCCGCGCCGCAGCCACTCGAGCAGCGTGCCGCCCTCCAGGTACTCGACGATCAGGAGCGGCGTGTCGTGCCACTCCTCGGCGCCGTAGATGGTCGCCAGGTTCGGATGGAGGACCGCGGCCATCGCTCGCGCCTCCCGGCGGAGGCGGGCTGCGTACTCCCGCCGCATCGGCGGAAGCGTCTTGATGGCCACCCGCCGGGCGAGCGCGAGATCCGTGGCGAGGTAGACCACGCCCGTGCCCCCGGTCCCGAGGAGGCGCTCCAGCCGGAACTTCGCGTTGACGAAGAGCGGGAGCACCGCCGGCCGGGTCGCGGCGCCGCAGCGGCACCGCCGCCGGTGGGGACTCCACGTCTCCGAGCACGTCGGGCACCACGCCGCGGGCTCGTCCTGCCAGCCCACGCCCGTCGGGCGGGCCGCCGGCGCCGGTCCCGCGTCCGTCTGGGCCTGGCGCAGCCAGCGGTTCTCCAGCTGCAGCGCCACGTGCCCGCACATCGTGGTCACGAGCGCCAGGTGCGCCGGCGTGTAGGGCAGCTGGTTGGCGGCTTCACCGATGGCGACGATGCCCAGCAGGGTGCCGGATGCGCCCACGAGCGGCGCCAGGATCTGGGCGCCGCTGTCGAGCAGCCAGTCCCGCTCCGGCTCGGGGAGCAGGCGGGCGATGGCCGACCGCGCGTCGAGATGGAGCTCGGTCCGCGAGGTCTGGAGCAGGTCGGCCAGGACGGAGTTGCGCGGCAGCGTCGGAAACGCGCCGTCAGGGGCCACGAGCGCGGCCCCGTCCTCGGACAGCAGCAGCACGCGCGCGTGATCGGCGTGCAGCGCCCGGGTCAACTCCTCGGCCAGCGCGGTGCTGAGGGCGCGCAGGCCCTCGCCGGCGCGGAACCGGTGCTCGAGCCTCGCCATCGCCTCCGACGCGTCGAGCGGCTCGCGCAGGAACCACCGGTCCACGGCGCCCGCCAGTTGCGGGCGGAACGTGAGCGCCACCAGGCCCACCCCGGACAGTGCGATCAGGCCCACCGGAGGGCGCGCGTCCACGTACTGGAGGAACGTGAGGCCGCGGTGGAGGAAGACATCGATCGCGAGGTAGGTGAGGGGCGCGAGGATCGCGGCCCAGACCGCGTAGCGCGCCAGGGCGTACCGCAGCGTGGCGCGCACGATGAACTCGAGGGTCATCACGCGGTTGACGGTCACGGCGTAGGCCGTCAGCGGCACGATCGACCCGAGGCCCAGGTACACGACGGCGCCGACGTGGCCGCGCACGTCGGGCGAGCGAAGCATCGGGACGAACGGCGTCGCCACGGCCGCCAGCAGGAGCGGCGTCAGTCCGACGGCGAGTGAGCCCAGGAACCACCGGACCTGCTGGCGCCGTTCGGCCGAGGCGTGGCGGCCTCGCGCCAG includes:
- a CDS encoding response regulator transcription factor → MSQDIRIVIAEDHPFFLSGLRQALDREPGFQVVAEAGDGRAALEAIQTLAPDVAILDIGLPLMDGCAVVKAVRQARLPVEIAFLTIADDGALFEQALEWDVKGYLLKDCTDVDIVRCVRAVAQGQHFACPTMTTYLVNKTRRIERFTGEAPGLKRLTRQEQAILSLIARDMTSKDIARELGIAQKTVEAHRSNICRKLELHGNHALSRFALRHRDEI
- a CDS encoding choice-of-anchor C family protein, coding for MPTAAAAQNLFVNGSFEQGPPIPSGSSYTTVGAGSAALPGWTVTGATVDYIGPSWTMAEGIRGIDLDGAFSTGGIQQTVATVPGRTYLASFSLAGNSDGAPVLKQARFTVDALVVDLTFDTQGHGRLDPGWVRKSYAFVASGPSVTVGFTSLSPAGNSWGALIDDVRLELQSPLPQPPTDLHVESLDGNFVTLHWAAPSAGPAPTSYIVKGGLVPGQVLATVDTGTTTPVFAFLAPPGSFFLRVHAATGAGESGPSNEVPLHVRVAIPPSAPANLLGLVNGSTVSLAWTNTFRGGAPTGIGLTVSGAVNTAVPLGLGDTFSVAGVPPGTYTFAVAATNAAGSSPLSSPVTLTFPAGCSGVPQPVTNVVAYAVGGVLSLRWDLPATGAAPTGYRITVTGAYVGSVPVPVRTLSAPVPPGSYTFTVSATNACGVGATTAPHTVVVP
- a CDS encoding amidohydrolase family protein, whose protein sequence is MTTSPESPASRVLRSALPAFVSVLIAACGPRQAPADLVVTNGRVYTGVGSPMQEAVAVRGGEIVAVGSAEAMADLQGPDTTVVDAAGASVLPGFNDSHVHFLSGSQGLAELDLSDARTLDDIQRAIREFADAHPTAAWIRGRGWEYTPFPGGLPTRQLLDAALPDRPAALVCFDGHSTWVNSKALDAAGVTRDTADPPNGAITREASGAPAGLLKESAQDLVRRVLPRPTMGERLAALKEGVAHAHALGVTSVQNANGNEDELAVWEEARKAGALPLRVYLALSVSPGFSDADADRFDAIRARVQPDDRFRLGAAKLLVDGVIETNTAAMLAPYVNDPASTGRANYSQDELDRIVATLDRRGWQIFTHAIGDRGVRMVLDAYEKAATANPAPARGRRHRIEHIETIDWADVPRFGALGVIASMQPPHTSLMNEPHPVDHWVTNVGPERQARGWPWKSIAEAGGHLAFGSDWPVVSIDPLAGIWTGLGRIGFLDVPNQRLTVGQMIDGYTSGAAYASFDEARKGRLAEGQLADIVVLTRDIFAKPPESADDVRVAVTIFDGTVVYRR
- a CDS encoding PQQ-binding-like beta-propeller repeat protein; translation: MWFAAAALAAALTLWLPPPAEPQTLSWRQQTAKDVQYLRVTGGGRVLVGTSNETRVVDGETGRVLWSRTDIRDCEPVDAPSDLDYEFKCDTDGGDLNFVLLPSEPPRLVGHHAPDGRLAIVDAASGQTLFDSTTQSLGKVRRYLLSPRGDQVVVAVERKGTTLLVAGLTLGDGSVAWRHESTIAEDPIWIDSAGDSLVVLTGRSKGGGRVLAAFDTSAGTNVFERTDILRQEVREAGPRMVGAEEWRSKAYRIAPLIADGDAIVAFVSKDGPFRLDALGRVLWRAEDLADVEPSRMELEGGVLYVRSDDNVFAIDAATGRTRWRQKARFEPRALAPLAGVGLLLLSPSRVDLLSLGSGAPVWPRPADIPKVEDARERSPFSPGLFLGGVSPLLVRDDALIVAGGRTLARVDLATGTRADLAAYEFKGGEAPELLEARPEGFLLAAHQNLLGVAPDGAQRFSRFYPAPGMNGWKKLGLGLLSFGAGDPSLLYATLRMRYSRQAVVESSVYMHFENKDGAADQQFGLVRLDKRSGEETGVLWHNERRPVVVVDPDVDRVYVRRQGTTLEAYQFPR
- a CDS encoding protein kinase: MSGSRDAFPDSLAAALADGATIDWGAMEGAAGSAHGDLVRQLRVVAAMRARHGAALVERRSWLRAGITSLYAAAVTLAGLKVAVALAAVPSVLGQLSPPPRTGPFALNLAIFGLGGLLLVAGGGADRRLRLLGGLYLTIASAFVEPFVLAVGGPAGVVTGLLDACKTEAFFALAVWLFAWAFPYEPVAPRTRGVAVGMVVLASVTALVLVAVNFVATQPGGPVPGSAMRAALDVLDRQAPASMFWPLVFGQALLALPFLLARGRHASAERRQQVRWFLGSLAVGLTPLLLAAVATPFVPMLRSPDVRGHVGAVVYLGLGSIVPLTAYAVTVNRVMTLEFIVRATLRYALARYAVWAAILAPLTYLAIDVFLHRGLTFLQYVDARPPVGLIALSGVGLVALTFRPQLAGAVDRWFLREPLDASEAMARLEHRFRAGEGLRALSTALAEELTRALHADHARVLLLSEDGAALVAPDGAFPTLPRNSVLADLLQTSRTELHLDARSAIARLLPEPERDWLLDSGAQILAPLVGASGTLLGIVAIGEAANQLPYTPAHLALVTTMCGHVALQLENRWLRQAQTDAGPAPAARPTGVGWQDEPAAWCPTCSETWSPHRRRCRCGAATRPAVLPLFVNAKFRLERLLGTGGTGVVYLATDLALARRVAIKTLPPMRREYAARLRREARAMAAVLHPNLATIYGAEEWHDTPLLIVEYLEGGTLLEWLRRGPAPVDEVLDLGIMLADVLDRVHDNGVLHRDIKPSNIGYTGDGVPKLLDFGLAAMLDRSKGLDAVAAVVPVDPKELERRLSSLTASSTLTVTRQVVGTPLYLSPEALAGATPQESFDLWSLSMVLYEAIAGRHPFDGLAVSDVVQAIQHTAVPDIRDVRPSCPAPVAAFLNDALSRVPARRPQTAADLRTALRGLRARLDLTQ
- a CDS encoding ATP-binding protein, with protein sequence MSSPENENRELESYRQLVAGTAHDLNNLLLLVNGCAELALDDDSLRPQTRELVSAIVDAGGRARSLMQQRLSVGRAAVSTPVVDLAALLRSAATLLARLAGGEVAVRLLVEEAPLWVLAETSQIEQIVVNLTLNARDAMPDGGVLTITAGPGRAEAASATADGASAPARNIRLAVSDTGGGVDPSIRERMFEPYVTTKPSPGSGLGLAVVRAVLEQLGGSIDVASDPGQGTTFSIDLPKAPSPPAGA